The Radiobacillus deserti genomic interval TTCTCACAGTCGTAAACACCTTAATGATTGTGTTGTTTACAGCTGTTATTTCCAAATGGGTGCAAGGTAAATCGGAGCAACCGATCATGTACGCGGGCTTTGTGCTGTTTGGGTTAGGCTTTGCCATTATGGCATTCTCCAACAACTTGGTAATACTAGTCCTGGCATCTATTAATTTTATCATTGGGAGAATTACTATATGTGCCAACGAGACAATCCCTCCTGGCGGACATCATTGATGATTCCCAAAGAGGAGCATACATGGCCTTTAGTGGCTTTGTTTTCCAGATTGGAAAGATGATCGGTGCTATTTGTATCATACTTGGTGAGGCTATTGGCGGATTAAGCATGGCTGGTTTGTATATGGTCTTTACGATATTAGGAATTATATTTTGTCGGATAGCACTTCAAAAAAGTGGGCTAGGAAGTTCTGCTACTCGTAAGAAAGTAGTGAGAGCTTAGAAAATTTGAAAGAAGCGATTTTATCGCTTCTTTTTTTTCGTATACTTTTGACAGTTTTATAAACTCTTTCATAATTGCCTTCAATCTGTGACTTTTATCACAGTGATTTCCATCACTCTCCTTTAGAATGAACTTATTCCAGAAATCGTAAGGGGGAGATTTGTTATGGGGAAACAAAAAAATAACAGTCATGATTACAATCTAAAAGGTACGTTAATCAGTGTCTTTGTTATCGGCTTCGTCATTATTGCAATGTGGTCAAGTGCCTATGCAATTTATATTTCTAGATAAATAAAAGGGGGGATTTTGAATGGGCTTTCATAAGTATGAAAAAATTTGGTTACTATTCGGTATTATATCGTTAATTTTATTTTTAAGTATTGTTGGTGTAAGTGCTTTTGGGTTTAATCATCACCCATCCGGAGGGATGGAGACCATCGATCCTACGAAGGTGGAGAATACAGC includes:
- a CDS encoding cytochrome C oxidase subunit II codes for the protein MGKQKNNSHDYNLKGTLISVFVIGFVIIAMWSSAYAIYISR